TGCCTGGATTAAAGGACTGCCGACGGCCGCGATGGATGAGATCCTTCAACTGGAAGACGGCAGCCGGGCCCTCGTCTTCTATCTGGCCCAAGACTCGCTGGGGGCTATTCTCTTGCAGCAAACGGA
The sequence above is a segment of the Nitrospiria bacterium genome. Coding sequences within it:
- a CDS encoding F0F1 ATP synthase subunit alpha (produces ATP from ADP in the presence of a proton gradient across the membrane. The alpha chain is a catalytic subunit), with amino-acid sequence MAQLDKERNGSALARRSNWIKRYRFGLRVTEQGSLVSIGDGIAWIKGLPTAAMDEILQLEDGSRALVFYLAQDSLGAILLQQT